From a region of the Deltaproteobacteria bacterium genome:
- a CDS encoding SagB family peptide dehydrogenase, with the protein MLAFGIEFHQLTKLSYQSVRENVYQPDWNQQPAPFRHFQQGPLLLLEPHPTTPLISLSQTFSNLVNVETHSLLDLTTLSQIFKYSLSIREWREIPNSGLRYPLRVNPSCGNLHPEEIYVMLGSEMVGLYHYNLLEQCLEKRQSEDLRLLIAKATGYPELANQTAIAVVTGIGCRQYWKYRNRGYRYLLQDIGHASGALMLAAASLGFSVRCIANFPDQTIKELLGLNFLPEEPFAIISIGKNLQQWKYPSLKPEEIPPIHEFLGAHNNLGAEAIKFEDIVKMNAESLLDIADLKPPLQNKPITQDYSFPFIKMRFADVAWQRKSAQSFDTKRMLSQEEFNLLVETLKIPLAADFLGSVFGGAPQSWLEYYCFVHQVEGMVPGVYQLVPETSQWILLQEGNFSQECAQLHLEQTFLSSSAITLSMVGNFQASLDRFGERGYRLLNLEAGLRGQLLYLTTQALGLRSVAIGAFYDDELNQFLSLPIPQKQVIYSFAIGY; encoded by the coding sequence ATGTTGGCTTTCGGAATTGAATTTCATCAATTAACAAAACTGTCATATCAATCGGTGCGTGAAAATGTTTATCAACCCGATTGGAATCAGCAACCCGCCCCCTTTCGTCATTTTCAACAAGGCCCCCTCTTGTTGTTAGAACCTCATCCTACCACTCCCCTTATTTCTTTAAGCCAAACTTTTTCTAATTTAGTTAATGTAGAAACTCACAGCTTGCTTGATTTAACAACTTTGAGTCAAATTTTTAAATACAGCCTCAGCATTCGAGAATGGCGAGAAATACCCAATTCAGGGCTGCGGTATCCGCTGCGAGTCAATCCCTCTTGTGGGAATCTTCACCCCGAAGAAATCTACGTAATGTTGGGATCGGAGATGGTAGGCCTTTATCATTATAATCTTTTAGAGCAGTGCTTAGAAAAACGTCAATCTGAAGACTTGCGTTTATTAATAGCCAAAGCCACAGGTTATCCTGAGCTTGCTAACCAGACGGCTATTGCTGTTGTGACGGGTATTGGGTGTCGCCAATATTGGAAATATCGAAATCGAGGCTATCGCTATCTTCTGCAAGATATTGGCCATGCCAGTGGCGCCTTAATGTTGGCAGCAGCAAGCCTGGGGTTTTCGGTTCGGTGTATTGCTAATTTCCCCGATCAAACCATTAAAGAATTATTGGGGCTTAATTTTTTACCCGAAGAACCTTTTGCTATCATCTCCATCGGAAAAAATTTGCAACAGTGGAAATATCCTAGTTTAAAACCAGAAGAAATCCCTCCGATTCATGAATTTTTGGGGGCACATAATAATCTAGGTGCAGAAGCCATTAAGTTTGAAGACATTGTTAAAATGAATGCAGAAAGTTTGTTAGATATAGCTGACCTAAAACCCCCTTTACAGAATAAGCCAATAACTCAAGACTATTCTTTTCCTTTTATTAAGATGCGATTTGCCGATGTAGCCTGGCAACGCAAATCCGCTCAAAGTTTTGATACCAAAAGAATGCTATCGCAAGAGGAGTTCAACTTGTTGGTTGAGACATTAAAAATTCCCTTGGCAGCGGATTTTCTTGGGTCGGTTTTTGGTGGGGCTCCACAATCATGGTTAGAATATTATTGTTTTGTGCATCAGGTGGAGGGAATGGTGCCAGGTGTCTATCAACTTGTCCCTGAAACCTCACAATGGATTTTACTGCAAGAGGGCAATTTTAGCCAAGAGTGCGCTCAATTGCATTTAGAACAAACTTTTTTAAGCTCGAGCGCCATCACTTTGAGTATGGTTGGAAATTTTCAAGCAAGCCTCGATCGATTTGGAGAACGAGGTTATCGATTATTAAATTTAGAAGCAGGTCTACGCGGTCAATTGCTTTATCTTACAACGCAAGCTTTAGGTTTGCGAAGTGTGGCCATTGGGGCCTTTTATGATGATGAACTGAACCAATTTTTGAGCCTGCCCATTCCACAAAAACAGGTCATTTATAGTTTTGCCATAGGTTATTAA